The Neosynechococcus sphagnicola sy1 genome has a segment encoding these proteins:
- a CDS encoding DegT/DnrJ/EryC1/StrS family aminotransferase — MPSIPQTNPKASYLAHQAAIDAAIAQVLTSGWYVLGQEVTAFEQEFAQYVGVSHGLGVANGTDALVIALRTCGIESGDLVITVSHTAVATVAAIELVGAVPLLVDIDPQTYTLDPNALEATLRQSSHSGAPSQGCDPGAFVWTQRRPAQDSGSCPPLWSGGD; from the coding sequence ATGCCCAGCATTCCCCAGACCAACCCCAAGGCCAGCTATTTAGCGCATCAAGCTGCGATCGATGCCGCGATCGCCCAGGTACTAACCAGTGGCTGGTATGTGCTGGGTCAGGAAGTCACGGCCTTTGAGCAGGAGTTCGCCCAGTACGTGGGGGTCAGTCATGGCCTGGGGGTTGCCAATGGCACCGATGCCCTGGTGATTGCCCTGCGAACCTGTGGCATTGAGTCAGGGGATCTGGTGATCACCGTTTCCCATACGGCAGTGGCAACCGTGGCGGCAATTGAACTGGTAGGGGCGGTGCCTCTGCTGGTGGATATTGATCCCCAAACTTATACCCTCGATCCCAATGCTCTCGAGGCCACCCTGCGGCAGTCCAGTCACTCGGGGGCGCCGTCCCAAGGCTGTGATCCCGGTGCATTTGTATGGACACAGCGCCGACCTGCCCAGGATTCTGGATCTTGCCCACCGCTATGGTCTGGTGGTGATTGA
- a CDS encoding glycosyltransferase family 2 protein, which yields MRCPSCYELPLPPADQTGWPWTHESLSHPLGLAATQDWPRISIVIPSYNQGEFIEATIRSVLLQGYPDLECLIMDGGSSDQTLGIIRQYEPWLTAWVSEPDRGQTHAINKGWQRATGELVAYLNSDDLLYPNGIWAIACAYQNHPTADLIYGAGAKINTQNQVLQKIPYRPYNPKLLRTRCYILSQSLFIRRQAVAAVGWLDESLYYTMDWELTLRMTPRFPMVAIPDDVGMWRRHPATKTWAGGWDFKREIAAVGRRHNGMLDRNFLVFWPLFWCDQLATRTQWGLFKTLGQLLRWLFDRIYGADTYMMR from the coding sequence ATGCGATGTCCCTCCTGCTATGAATTGCCGCTGCCCCCCGCCGATCAAACCGGGTGGCCGTGGACCCACGAAAGTCTTAGCCATCCCCTGGGGCTTGCCGCTACCCAGGATTGGCCCCGCATTAGTATTGTGATTCCGTCCTATAACCAAGGAGAGTTCATCGAAGCTACCATTCGCTCTGTGTTGCTCCAGGGGTATCCAGACCTGGAGTGTCTGATCATGGATGGGGGCAGCAGCGATCAAACCCTAGGGATCATTCGTCAATACGAGCCCTGGCTCACCGCTTGGGTGAGTGAGCCGGATCGGGGACAAACCCATGCCATCAATAAAGGGTGGCAGCGTGCCACTGGGGAACTGGTGGCCTACCTCAACTCTGATGATTTGCTCTACCCCAATGGGATTTGGGCGATCGCCTGTGCCTATCAAAACCATCCCACAGCCGATTTAATCTATGGAGCTGGGGCAAAAATTAACACCCAAAATCAGGTTTTACAAAAAATTCCCTACCGTCCCTACAACCCCAAACTGCTGCGAACACGCTGTTATATCCTCTCCCAATCGCTATTTATTCGCCGGCAAGCCGTGGCCGCAGTCGGGTGGCTAGATGAGTCGTTATACTACACCATGGATTGGGAGTTGACCCTGCGGATGACCCCCCGTTTCCCAATGGTGGCGATCCCTGATGATGTGGGCATGTGGCGACGGCATCCGGCCACCAAAACTTGGGCAGGAGGGTGGGACTTCAAACGGGAAATTGCTGCCGTGGGGCGGCGACATAATGGGATGCTTGACCGCAACTTTTTGGTGTTCTGGCCGTTGTTCTGGTGCGATCAACTGGCAACTCGAACCCAGTGGGGACTGTTCAAAACCCTGGGACAACTGTTGCGCTGGTTGTTTGACCGCATCTACGGGGCTGATACCTACATGATGCGTTAG
- a CDS encoding glycosyltransferase family 4 protein yields the protein MTVVPVSPPRVVFVFRRQRQERLELYRAGVGPDEMLYGLNHFNPAEFEVCWIEGDDHQWNWKRCLWYPLEVLIARQVKMGFALHIALDHLQLLRRAEVIVSTIDSCGLPIAGLKALGLLTTPCIYISQGLSDRLGQLPQPSLIHRFFRGWYRHLLQTTEQILVLGEGAVEPLVQQLQLPPDRVRCLPFGIDTQFWHPNEDTPVGDYILSVGSDLARDYHTLLQAIASLPNCRLKIVTRLEIAPTAPQVEVASEFTDLALRQLYQQAQFVIIPLQNVAQPSGQSATLQAMACGKAVILTRTIGLWEPKQMRHLENCYLVAPGNAPALEAAITYLQQHPQEVARIGAEARRTAISRYSSQRFAANLANYMTALLQDDESF from the coding sequence ATGACCGTTGTTCCTGTCTCCCCACCACGGGTGGTCTTTGTGTTTCGGCGGCAGCGCCAGGAACGTCTGGAACTTTACAGGGCAGGAGTTGGCCCCGACGAAATGCTCTATGGTCTCAACCACTTCAACCCGGCTGAGTTTGAAGTCTGCTGGATTGAGGGCGACGATCACCAATGGAACTGGAAACGCTGTCTCTGGTACCCCCTGGAGGTGTTGATTGCCCGTCAAGTCAAAATGGGGTTTGCCCTCCATATTGCCCTCGATCATCTCCAACTGCTGCGGCGGGCTGAGGTGATTGTCAGCACCATAGATAGCTGTGGTTTACCGATCGCTGGGTTGAAAGCCCTGGGGCTACTGACGACACCTTGTATTTATATCAGTCAGGGACTCAGCGATCGCCTGGGTCAATTGCCCCAACCGTCCCTCATCCATCGGTTCTTTCGAGGCTGGTACCGCCATCTGTTACAGACCACTGAACAAATCCTTGTCTTAGGGGAGGGCGCTGTCGAGCCTTTGGTGCAGCAGTTGCAACTCCCCCCCGATCGGGTTCGCTGTCTCCCCTTTGGCATTGATACCCAGTTCTGGCACCCCAACGAAGATACTCCCGTGGGTGACTATATCTTGAGTGTGGGCAGCGACCTGGCTCGGGATTATCACACCCTGTTACAGGCGATCGCCTCCTTGCCCAACTGCCGCCTCAAAATCGTCACCCGCCTGGAGATCGCACCCACTGCTCCCCAGGTGGAGGTTGCCTCAGAGTTTACCGACCTGGCCTTGCGACAGCTCTATCAACAGGCACAGTTTGTGATCATTCCCCTGCAAAATGTTGCCCAGCCCTCCGGCCAGAGTGCTACCTTACAGGCGATGGCCTGCGGCAAGGCCGTGATTCTCACCCGTACCATCGGTTTGTGGGAACCGAAACAGATGCGTCATCTAGAAAACTGCTATCTGGTGGCACCGGGAAATGCCCCAGCCCTGGAAGCAGCCATTACCTACTTACAACAGCACCCCCAGGAGGTGGCACGGATCGGAGCTGAGGCACGACGTACTGCGATCAGCCGTTATAGTAGCCAACGGTTTGCCGCTAATTTAGCCAACTATATGACGGCATTATTGCAGGATGATGAAAGTTTCTGA
- a CDS encoding DegT/DnrJ/EryC1/StrS family aminotransferase: MIRHPQRHRLQAWLKAAAIGTLIHYPLPVHAQPAYQGRVLIGAGGLEHTEQACREVLSLPMYPQLPLEQAEFVGDRIVDWYEQQAENR, from the coding sequence GTGATTCGCCATCCCCAGCGCCATCGCCTGCAAGCCTGGTTGAAAGCCGCAGCCATTGGCACGTTGATCCACTATCCCCTGCCCGTCCATGCCCAACCCGCCTACCAGGGACGTGTCTTGATTGGGGCGGGCGGCCTGGAGCACACCGAACAGGCGTGCCGCGAGGTACTGAGTCTGCCGATGTACCCCCAATTACCCCTGGAGCAAGCGGAGTTTGTGGGTGATAGGATTGTTGACTGGTATGAGCAGCAGGCTGAGAACCGCTAG